TGTAGTCAGTTAATTATTTCGTCTCTAGGATCTGTCATATAATATATTGGTGACAAACCCAAAGATTATTCTAagcttaatttaattatttttggcTAAAACTGCCTAAAATAATGAAACAGATGAAACTTTATGAAACTAATCAGTTTGGATTGGAACTAGCCAAAGGTTGAAAAATGACCAAAAATGACCAAACTCTCAGAACAATGTTTGAAGAATGTCTCGGCCACAGCTTCTAATGTTACTTTAATGGTCAAAATTATTTTCAGGGTGCAAAGTCAACCTTTCTTAATTATGCATGTATTGCTTCTCCATGGGTCAAGACTATCAACTTAGTCCTGCTTCATGTAAACCACTTAATTGGAGGCATTTCTCTATTGCCCTATGACCCTCATAGTTTGCTGTTTTTTCTTGCAATCACAAGGTTCATGATGAAACTCAAAACTGTTGCATTGTACTTGTGGCTTGCAGGAATAATTCTTATAACTGTTGTTttctagttcatcaatttttaagtCTTGCCCTTGGATTATGTTAACCCTGCTCTTTTTCTTGGCAAATTTGTCTAAATAGGTCCGAGACTAGATTCAAGAATGTGGACTTGTATAATTGTGTTATGTAACTAATCATGCTGTTGTTGTATTAATGTATTTAAATCATAACCACTATGAGTTGTTTGTTAATTTTGGCCATGAGCTTTATATAAAAGTAtttgtttttaatgttttcaGTTCCCTTGTCTTTAGTTATCAGCTTTGCCATATGAGAACTTTGTTTTGTGTTCATGAGATACTGGGTATTCTAATCCATCTCCTGCATGTACTGGGCATATGTTTATTGATCTCGTGTGCGGCTTGCACATGCAAACATCTAAAATAATGTCAGTTGCAGTTCTTGGAGCCGTCAGGTTAATTTTGGGTTATATCACCCTTTTCAAACATGATCTACTCTTGTTCTAATTATCTCCTTAATGGTCATAGGATCCTGATGATCCGGCATCAACTAATCAAGCAGTTGGTCGCTCGATGATGGGGATCACCAATCAGGAGTCTTCACAAGCAGCTAAGAGACACAAGGCTGATAACTGCTAGTTCTTCCTTCCTCAGCTTAATGTGTCACCAGCATTGCTGAACCTTTGTTAAATGTGTTTATTCTGATCAGTCTTCTACTTTTAGCGAATTTGAGAACTGTTGGTATAATTTAATTTCCGTCGCCATCTGCCAATAGGCCTACATTGCAATATGTGAAGCTGCTTTTCTTTTACAGGCTTCCATATGTTTGTGGAGTTTTGTCTATTTTCTCATAGGAATGCTGTTGTAAGCTCATCAAGATGATTGTCCCATTGGCAGTATATTCTTGTGGACGTGATTAGATATCTATCCTTTTGAGGGTTGTACTATATTTGGTTCTGCATTTAAATGGAAATTGAGCTAATGTAGTTAAATGAACAATGTGTGTCTAATGGATCAGTGTACTAAGAATGTTCTTGTTGGAGATTAGTACTTTCTAAACCTTATTACTAGGACAAGCTTTTCTTGATCATTGCCACCTTATGCTTTAACTTCTTCTGGCACTTCCATGTTTAGGTCACTCTAAGATGCAACATTGACTAAGaatcatattattatttattagatCTACAACATTAGAGTTTCTTAGTACCTCCATACCCCAAGCCACCAAAATAAAGGTGTTACTTTGTATGGCCCCTTTACTTTTTCTTTCTTCCATACTATTGGAAAGGTGTTATTTTGTATAGTGTTTGTGCTAAAAGACAGTTCAATTTGTATGTCTACCTGCAGCTGTGCCCACATGAACATGCATGAGTTTATGAGAAAAGCATCATGATAGCTTAATTGCACAATATTAATCAATATCAAACACCTATTGGACACCAAAGGCTTAACTTTTACATCACTGTGCAACAATGATTAAGAAAACCATTATTAGATCAATAAACTAAAAGGATTCCCATTACCCATATACCTCCATCAGTGATCAATGCCTCAAGAGAAGGAATTATCTTTCAGCAACATCTTCAATCCATAAAAAGAACAATCCTCTCTGTTCTATCTCCTGTACATGCAGCTGAGATAACCTGAAAGTTGGATCTCACTCCTCACTTTCTCACAGTCACTCACCTCTCTACACAGGAATCAATCTTATTTAGAAGAATGAAAGATATGCTATAAATATGTATATCCAGCAGCTGCATGAAAAACACTCCTCCAATGTGCTAATAACCTCTTTGCTATGCGTTTACCTTTTCTAAGCAAAACCTCCATCTTTTAGATCTTGGTCCAACAAGGGCCACCTTCATGAAGGATCGCTATGATGGTTTTCTTTGAACAAATGTGTTCTAAAGAGATCAATACCATGATAAAGAACTCATGATGTCCATGGCTCATCAGGCTGTTGAAGGCACTCTTGGGGATTGGCATAGAAATAATCCTCTTCCTTTGGTCGATCAGGAATCACTGCTCTCCTGGTAGGCCTTCCCATGCGATTAGCATGAGCTGCCTTCACTGATGAAGAGAAGTCATCCCACCCTATTGTACCATTACTATACTGATCGATCAGCTCAACTAAAAGCTTCCGATCCAGTATGATAGTTTTCTTGAAACCCAAATATCTGCAAATTAGACAAAAAAAACAGAAATATCCTCTTAGAGAAAGCCGAACAGaaaaaattaattgataataGCAAAGAAAAATAACTTTGTCTAGCTTTGTGCCAAGACCTTTTGTGCACAGTAATGGGTGGATCTAATCCACTATTTTCAAGGAAAACCCAAACAGATGTGTATTTAATAAATACTCAAGTAGCTGAGATCAGCTAAATGATATCTTCTCTAAAACATACACcacaaaatttcaaatcatttgtTAATAATTAatgtaattttaattatttctcaCTTAGCATCATGCATAAACATTAACAGTGACCAAAATAAGCATATTCATCTCGAATTTTTTCACAGGACTTCGGGTATGTTAACATTAGCACAAAGGAGCCACTTGCCAGCATAACATGGAAACTTTGATGCATCGAAGTAATAGAAGTCCAGTGGTCTTATGGAAACAATTAAACATATAGTTGTCCATAGCAAACACCAATTAAATGAAGAAGAGTCAATTTCGTTCACCATAATAACCAAGTTCAAATTGAAACTAAGGTCCATGATTGTCTAATAGATGTCAGTGATGCTACAGGAAGAGCAGTACCTGCGATGGCCTTCAACAACTTTAGCCATGTTGCCATCATATGTAGGCACAAAGATATCACTCTCTAGAGAAACCATGTAATCCAATGCTGCCATCTGTGATGAGTGGTTCTGGAAATATCTAAGGCCTGAGGGTCCCAGTAACAATTCCTTCCTTACCTGTTCGATAGGATTAAAATTAATTAggcaaaatgaaataaaaaacaaACAACTGACGGTCAACTTCTACAGACACCCACCACATTTGGATAAGCATCGGAAAGGGCAGACATTCTCCTGTCACCACCATATATTTCTCCTGCAGCAATATATACTTGGATATTGTGAACAATGTCCAGTGCCTTCAAGATCAGAGCAATCTCTTCTGGAGTTAGAGGACAGAGACCATCTTTCCTTTTCACTTCAGAGTTAATAACTTTCTCTTTCCACCAAGGATATGCATATCTGAAATGGATAAACGTCTAGGAAGTCACTTGAAGAAACTTAAACAAAAGACTATGGAAGACCACCAATGAAGAAATAATATACCTCATTCTTGTCAGCTCTTCTACCTCTTCAATAGTGCAACCATGGGTACATCCAGAGAATGCCAGCATGTCCATTTCATATCGTAAATGGAGAACCAAAAAAAGACCATTCTGTCGCAGAATTCTAATTACCCGCCTACCCAACTCTTCGATCTGAGAGGTAAATCTGAGAGCAGCATAGTTCACCCGGCAACGCAACTTCTGGATCTCTGAAGGCAGGCCATTATTGGCAAGCCTTGCATCTGTCCTGTTGAAGTGCACAACCTTGTGCTTCTTTATCAAAGGAAGAATCTGGTTGCCAGATAATCATGACTCAGTACACTTGTAATAGCATTGCTATTAGATAGATTTCTTTCAATCAAGCTTAAAATGACATACTAACCTGATTTTGATAATACGATATATTAGACCAGCTAACAGGTGGCATAGAGTAGGCTATTCCCGGTTTAATCCTCCATTTTAGTCTAGGTGGTAATTCTTTTAATATCCGTACCTCATCCCTCAATGAGGTGATAAAATGATCAACATCAAATATATCTTGGAACTCACTGCCACATCAATGATTGTTATTTTAGTTCTAGGAAGTAGTATGGAGAGTCCGGATAAAAAAAGGTCAAGATGTGTGTAGCTCATCAAGTCATGAGAAAAACCATCCCAATAAGATATTTGATTAGGAGGGTTACATACACACCTGGGATCAGCCCAAAATGATGTTTTATCCAGCTCCGGTACTATGAGTGTCACATTCAAATACTTTGCAATAGCAACCATGTCACAGATCTGAAGAAAATGTTGAGCCATCAGTTCCAttgaaaagcaaaagaaaaaacaaaaggctaaattgctcaagataaaaagaaaaaaaatattgggTACTTACTGCTGCTCGCATTTGGTTAAGCCCACCATTGCATGAAACCATTACATACCCATTATTTCTGTAGATTCCTAGAGGTAAATGCACCATAAAATCCACATGAGGAAACAATCATATCATCCCAGATGAGCAAACAATTATATAGCAACATGATTCAAATCCAACGATAATGCTACACCATGTATTTGTCAGACGTAACAAGTAAATTACCTTTGCAAAAGCAAAATATTTTAACTGCCTCAATAGTGAACATTATTTGGGCATGTCATCATGATATACTGATGACAAAGATGTCATCACTAGTAATGGTTCAAAAGAAAGATTATGCCACCAACAAGGCCTTGGGCTTGAACATAGATAGTAGCAAATTAATCAAAGGAATATATCGCCCTCCTTAACCCAAAATTGACTGTTCACCTGCTATTAGCGAATTACTATTATTAagcacatttaaagaaaatgacaAACAGACATCAGGATATCACCTCAGTTGCGTTAATTGGCATATACATGAAGAAAGAAACATTTCAACCATTGAAAATTAGCAAAGAACTGGGAACCTAAATAAAGCTAAGTCTCAATTTACTGACAACGACGCCAAAATTCAAGAACAACAGATCTCATCACCAAACCCAGTAATCTGTCAGACACTAAATCAAATCACAAAGCGATCAAAATCATTAGAAATTTTAACCTTATAGG
This DNA window, taken from Musa acuminata AAA Group cultivar baxijiao chromosome BXJ3-7, Cavendish_Baxijiao_AAA, whole genome shotgun sequence, encodes the following:
- the LOC103992359 gene encoding rhamnogalacturonan I rhamnosyltransferase 1 isoform X4, whose translation is MVSCNGGLNQMRAAICDMVAIAKYLNVTLIVPELDKTSFWADPSEFQDIFDVDHFITSLRDEVRILKELPPRLKWRIKPGIAYSMPPVSWSNISYYQNQILPLIKKHKVVHFNRTDARLANNGLPSEIQKLRCRVNYAALRFTSQIEELGRRVIRILRQNGLFLVLHLRYEMDMLAFSGCTHGCTIEEVEELTRMRYAYPWWKEKVINSEVKRKDGLCPLTPEEIALILKALDIVHNIQVYIAAGEIYGGDRRMSALSDAYPNVVRKELLLGPSGLRYFQNHSSQMAALDYMVSLESDIFVPTYDGNMAKVVEGHRRYLGFKKTIILDRKLLVELIDQYSNGTIGWDDFSSSVKAAHANRMGRPTRRAVIPDRPKEEDYFYANPQECLQQPDEPWTS
- the LOC103992359 gene encoding rhamnogalacturonan I rhamnosyltransferase 1 isoform X1 codes for the protein MGRGAFWTHRKCRLEWTMGSECRGQRHHGLKLGGEAKAEKLKGRSKLKLWMVRTTTTVLLWTCFLQLMALGETWGPRVLKGWSSCVTFSDSPLSVKQVTPSVENIVLPPKRIYRNNGYVMVSCNGGLNQMRAAICDMVAIAKYLNVTLIVPELDKTSFWADPSEFQDIFDVDHFITSLRDEVRILKELPPRLKWRIKPGIAYSMPPVSWSNISYYQNQILPLIKKHKVVHFNRTDARLANNGLPSEIQKLRCRVNYAALRFTSQIEELGRRVIRILRQNGLFLVLHLRYEMDMLAFSGCTHGCTIEEVEELTRMRYAYPWWKEKVINSEVKRKDGLCPLTPEEIALILKALDIVHNIQVYIAAGEIYGGDRRMSALSDAYPNVVRKELLLGPSGLRYFQNHSSQMAALDYMVSLESDIFVPTYDGNMAKVVEGHRRYLGFKKTIILDRKLLVELIDQYSNGTIGWDDFSSSVKAAHANRMGRPTRRAVIPDRPKEEDYFYANPQECLQQPDEPWTS
- the LOC103992359 gene encoding rhamnogalacturonan I rhamnosyltransferase 1 isoform X2, which produces MGRGAFWTHRKCRLEWTMGSECRGQRHHGLKLGGEAKAEKLKGRSKLKLWMVRTTTTVLLWTCFLQLMALGETWGPRVLKGIYRNNGYVMVSCNGGLNQMRAAICDMVAIAKYLNVTLIVPELDKTSFWADPSEFQDIFDVDHFITSLRDEVRILKELPPRLKWRIKPGIAYSMPPVSWSNISYYQNQILPLIKKHKVVHFNRTDARLANNGLPSEIQKLRCRVNYAALRFTSQIEELGRRVIRILRQNGLFLVLHLRYEMDMLAFSGCTHGCTIEEVEELTRMRYAYPWWKEKVINSEVKRKDGLCPLTPEEIALILKALDIVHNIQVYIAAGEIYGGDRRMSALSDAYPNVVRKELLLGPSGLRYFQNHSSQMAALDYMVSLESDIFVPTYDGNMAKVVEGHRRYLGFKKTIILDRKLLVELIDQYSNGTIGWDDFSSSVKAAHANRMGRPTRRAVIPDRPKEEDYFYANPQECLQQPDEPWTS
- the LOC103992359 gene encoding rhamnogalacturonan I rhamnosyltransferase 1 isoform X3, translating into MDVLPPAHGAGGDMGAEGIERNNGYVMVSCNGGLNQMRAAICDMVAIAKYLNVTLIVPELDKTSFWADPSEFQDIFDVDHFITSLRDEVRILKELPPRLKWRIKPGIAYSMPPVSWSNISYYQNQILPLIKKHKVVHFNRTDARLANNGLPSEIQKLRCRVNYAALRFTSQIEELGRRVIRILRQNGLFLVLHLRYEMDMLAFSGCTHGCTIEEVEELTRMRYAYPWWKEKVINSEVKRKDGLCPLTPEEIALILKALDIVHNIQVYIAAGEIYGGDRRMSALSDAYPNVVRKELLLGPSGLRYFQNHSSQMAALDYMVSLESDIFVPTYDGNMAKVVEGHRRYLGFKKTIILDRKLLVELIDQYSNGTIGWDDFSSSVKAAHANRMGRPTRRAVIPDRPKEEDYFYANPQECLQQPDEPWTS